Proteins encoded by one window of Marinoscillum sp. 108:
- a CDS encoding CotH kinase family protein: MRTHLTFFSAIIGLSALVACKTDKKEEPNPQTPEEVVFAVETGESQLPYLIIDTKGVDIKNEPKIPAELKIYVEKAAVQSAHIGIEYRGSTSFRLSDKKSFGIETWAEDGSDTEVSFFGFPEEEDWILMGHVVNEGQGYIFDRTLMYHQFGYRLFEAMGRYASRTEFVELQIDDDYKGVYVFMEKLKRDKNRIDIKKLEPGDVLADDITGGYILKIDKTAGGDLNINQPLEYFENNWEDDARYTEDISFRSDYDIYGQPIEFDPYGQPYHADMYLETYFLYEYPKATEITATQKNYIQAYISDFETALLTDDFSTEERTYTDFVDLSSFVDFFLLNEVVRNVDAYRLSTYLHKDRGGRLNMGPVWDLNIGYDNGGRVPIDGWVMNYNQYVESDAWMVPFWWPRLMEDPKFRTAVKIRWNSLRGGIMSTASLKAMVDATASYLIENGAVDRNYDRWGKAIGVDYDASIASLKTYLEERTQWMDGQISAF; encoded by the coding sequence ATGCGTACTCATCTGACTTTTTTTAGTGCAATAATAGGCCTCTCTGCGCTGGTAGCCTGCAAAACCGACAAAAAGGAGGAGCCCAATCCCCAGACTCCAGAGGAGGTGGTCTTTGCGGTTGAGACCGGAGAGAGCCAACTGCCTTACCTCATCATCGATACCAAAGGTGTGGACATCAAAAATGAGCCTAAAATCCCAGCTGAGCTGAAGATCTATGTGGAAAAGGCCGCAGTGCAGAGTGCACACATCGGCATTGAATATAGAGGGTCTACCTCTTTCCGGTTGTCGGACAAGAAGTCTTTTGGAATAGAGACCTGGGCCGAGGATGGTAGCGATACCGAAGTGAGTTTTTTTGGGTTTCCAGAAGAAGAAGACTGGATACTTATGGGGCATGTGGTCAATGAAGGGCAAGGATATATTTTTGACCGTACACTCATGTATCATCAGTTTGGGTATCGGCTTTTTGAGGCGATGGGCCGATATGCCAGTCGCACGGAGTTTGTGGAGCTACAGATAGACGATGACTACAAAGGGGTCTATGTGTTCATGGAAAAACTCAAACGAGACAAGAATCGAATAGACATTAAAAAACTTGAGCCAGGAGATGTGCTGGCTGATGACATTACAGGTGGGTATATTTTGAAAATTGATAAGACGGCAGGTGGGGACCTGAACATCAACCAGCCGCTGGAATACTTTGAAAACAACTGGGAGGATGATGCCCGGTACACTGAGGATATCAGCTTTCGTTCGGACTATGACATCTATGGACAGCCTATTGAATTTGACCCATATGGGCAGCCGTACCATGCTGATATGTACCTGGAAACCTATTTTCTGTATGAGTATCCAAAGGCTACCGAGATTACCGCTACTCAGAAAAATTACATTCAAGCGTATATCAGTGATTTTGAGACGGCCCTTTTGACGGATGACTTTTCTACAGAAGAGCGGACCTATACCGATTTTGTTGATCTGTCAAGTTTTGTGGATTTTTTCCTACTGAATGAGGTAGTACGGAACGTAGATGCTTACCGGCTCAGTACCTATCTGCACAAAGACCGTGGCGGTAGGTTAAACATGGGCCCGGTTTGGGACCTGAACATTGGCTATGACAATGGTGGGCGGGTACCCATAGATGGGTGGGTGATGAATTACAATCAGTATGTGGAGTCCGACGCCTGGATGGTGCCCTTCTGGTGGCCAAGACTTATGGAAGACCCCAAGTTTAGGACGGCTGTCAAGATCAGGTGGAACAGCCTGCGGGGAGGGATCATGAGCACTGCATCTCTCAAGGCGATGGTTGATGCCACTGCCAGCTATCTGATAGAGAATGGTGCTGTAGATCGCAACTATGATCGATGGGGGAAGGCCATCGGGGTGGATTATGACGCAAGTATCGCCAGCCTCAAGACCTATTTGGAGGAGCGCACCCAGTGGATGGATGGTCAGATTTCGGCTTTTTGA
- a CDS encoding NUDIX domain-containing protein translates to MAVDCIIFGFDDEELKLLLIKRNLEPEKGKWSLMGGFLREDETASQAANRILHSLTGLRDVYMDQVRTFSQPDRDPVERTISIAYYALIKIEDHNKELSRQHSAEWFSLNKAPKLIFDHGDMVTTAINLLRYKTSVQPIGFELLPEKFTMRQLQKLYEAILDQELDKRNFVKKINQLDVLTKLEEKDMTSSKKGSYLYQFNKEKYASESKRDFSLNV, encoded by the coding sequence GTGGCAGTAGACTGTATCATCTTTGGCTTTGACGATGAAGAACTCAAGCTGCTTTTGATCAAAAGAAATCTGGAGCCCGAAAAGGGGAAATGGTCACTCATGGGTGGCTTTCTTCGTGAGGATGAAACCGCCTCACAGGCCGCCAACAGGATACTCCACAGCCTCACTGGTCTACGAGACGTCTATATGGATCAGGTGCGAACATTCAGTCAGCCAGACAGAGACCCTGTGGAACGAACGATTTCCATTGCCTATTATGCGCTGATCAAAATAGAAGACCACAATAAAGAGCTCTCCCGACAACACTCAGCTGAGTGGTTCAGCCTCAACAAAGCGCCTAAACTCATATTTGATCATGGCGACATGGTCACTACAGCCATCAATCTCCTGCGATACAAAACCTCCGTTCAGCCCATTGGATTTGAACTGCTGCCTGAAAAATTCACCATGCGGCAGCTACAAAAGCTCTATGAGGCTATTTTGGATCAGGAGTTGGACAAGCGAAATTTTGTCAAAAAAATCAATCAACTGGATGTGCTGACCAAACTGGAAGAGAAAGACATGACCTCCAGTAAAAAAGGCTCATACCTCTATCAGTTCAACAAGGAAAAGTACGCCTCAGAGTCCAAAAGGGACTTTTCGCTGAATGTTTAG
- a CDS encoding RNA polymerase sigma-70 factor translates to MNPSSKQIVHISDDQVFESLFRTHYDELVHFALSYISNEDDAEEIVQQLFVTLWSQTTIDINTSVKSYLMGSVRNRCLNHLRHEKVKASHATHHQITHPNASNIDFLELEELKEAIEAALNKLPTKCRQIFNLSRYEGKKYQEIADHLHLSIKTVENQMSKALKSLRNELKDFLILIFLWMVNGGRF, encoded by the coding sequence TTGAATCCTAGCTCCAAACAAATTGTCCATATCAGTGATGACCAGGTTTTCGAATCTCTCTTCAGGACTCACTACGACGAACTGGTACATTTTGCACTGAGCTACATCTCCAATGAAGACGATGCTGAAGAAATCGTGCAGCAGCTTTTTGTGACGCTCTGGAGCCAAACAACCATTGATATCAACACTTCTGTCAAATCCTACCTCATGGGGTCTGTGCGCAATAGATGTCTTAATCATTTGCGACATGAGAAGGTCAAAGCCTCGCATGCCACTCATCACCAGATCACTCACCCAAATGCAAGTAATATTGATTTCCTTGAACTCGAAGAGCTGAAGGAGGCGATTGAAGCAGCACTAAATAAGCTGCCAACCAAATGCAGACAGATTTTCAACCTGAGTCGATACGAGGGTAAAAAATATCAGGAAATAGCTGATCACCTCCATTTATCTATTAAAACAGTAGAAAATCAGATGAGTAAAGCGCTGAAATCATTGAGGAACGAACTCAAAGATTTTCTGATCTTAATTTTTTTGTGGATGGTGAATGGGGGTAGATTTTGA
- a CDS encoding FecR family protein, translated as MNTKLPDHISTELLIRHFSGLASKEEELVLMHWTNTSVENKELLRELHILWADTGAISTPNTDYKKRDIDAAWQKVLAQKPVSPTNGTYTLLKIAAIILVMVGVGYLVRFLQDPQKTYTTHSTVGNIQLEDGSVVALNEASQLTYPGSFSTEERRVALSGEAFFEITPNPNQPFIIEAGPTQIRVLGTSFNVKVDDKSVTVIVETGTVQFTRGNESVLIVQGEKATFSNTTETLSPAQKTSSVGLEQFWRTKSLRFSGEKLPEVIRTIEEAYATQIKLGSEKLSDCSLSVTFNNDTLENILDVIALTLNLEISQTDQQYILTGKGCTDY; from the coding sequence ATGAATACAAAACTTCCAGATCATATTTCCACGGAGCTACTAATCCGGCATTTCTCAGGGCTTGCCTCAAAAGAGGAAGAACTTGTCCTGATGCATTGGACCAATACTTCTGTGGAAAACAAGGAGCTTTTAAGAGAGCTTCATATTCTGTGGGCTGATACAGGAGCAATCAGCACCCCAAACACAGACTATAAAAAACGAGACATTGATGCAGCCTGGCAAAAAGTGCTGGCACAAAAACCTGTCTCACCAACCAATGGTACTTACACCCTTCTCAAAATAGCGGCGATCATTTTAGTGATGGTCGGTGTTGGATACCTCGTACGTTTCTTGCAAGATCCACAAAAAACTTATACTACTCATTCCACAGTAGGCAACATACAATTGGAGGATGGCTCTGTCGTGGCTCTCAATGAGGCCAGTCAGCTCACTTACCCCGGTTCCTTCAGTACCGAGGAACGAAGGGTAGCACTCAGTGGAGAAGCTTTTTTTGAAATCACTCCCAACCCCAATCAGCCATTCATCATCGAGGCAGGCCCCACTCAAATCAGAGTGTTGGGTACCTCTTTCAATGTTAAAGTGGATGACAAAAGCGTAACCGTAATCGTAGAAACAGGCACCGTACAATTCACTCGGGGAAACGAATCTGTCCTGATCGTCCAGGGAGAGAAAGCCACATTCAGCAACACTACTGAAACTTTGTCACCCGCCCAAAAAACATCTTCAGTTGGACTGGAGCAATTCTGGAGAACAAAATCCCTTCGCTTCTCCGGCGAAAAACTCCCTGAAGTCATCCGAACCATTGAAGAAGCTTACGCAACTCAAATCAAGCTTGGAAGCGAAAAATTAAGCGATTGCAGCCTGAGTGTGACCTTTAACAATGACACGCTTGAAAACATTCTGGACGTGATTGCCCTTACGCTGAACCTTGAAATTTCGCAAACCGACCAACAATACATTTTAACTGGAAAAGGATGTACCGATTACTAA
- a CDS encoding LA_2272 family surface repeat-containing protein, giving the protein MYRLLTFIALLLFSLSGHSQIDPLKDTLTISFDGSTTMEALEMLSRHSQYHVSYNPDRLPKKEIYSTYQRESIETILKGILGAGFNFKVHGSYIIIQVDVSESTSTPIHINGEVLDAVTGERLANTRIYEVSRLSATLSNEDGSYHLASRPDGDKITLAISKENYKDTVITVDKTYSDFLSLLLEPIHKTEITINSIKQAAGLFIDKREKKHTEDIPSGEDRWAQLSLVPGASTNGQVSSQVTNHISLNILAGYAGGVDGVELGMFNANRGQVRGLQIAGLANTAGGDIEGLQIGGAFNLSKSEMKGFQAALGANAVSGSAMGVQMALAANYSADLSGLQASMGANVAEDVRGMQASWGYNLARDTLMGIQMALGANMASNTSGAQLALGYNHAHGKLTGAQLGSVMNYTHHSLRGMQATLLYNHVGDTLKGLQLGTVNSASTLKGVQVGLVNMAEKVESGTMFGLVNLAKGEVIALDIDYNDVTEFNMSFKSGVKHFYTIITSGISYEKNFWTSGFGFGSQQNIAKFLYMGVELTGHTLLPSNQQITSVPINGRFNISLGGQITERMSIHAGPVLHYLYFYGINDRFNPMDLVGINPLLERSSSRNSQKLWLGYRIGLRI; this is encoded by the coding sequence ATGTACCGATTACTAACCTTTATTGCGCTCTTACTATTTTCTCTGTCAGGCCATTCTCAGATTGATCCGCTGAAAGATACACTGACCATTTCCTTCGATGGTTCCACTACTATGGAGGCGCTGGAAATGTTGTCCAGACATTCTCAATACCACGTTTCTTACAATCCAGACAGGTTACCCAAAAAAGAGATTTACAGCACCTACCAAAGAGAGTCCATTGAAACAATTCTCAAAGGTATTTTAGGAGCCGGGTTCAATTTCAAGGTTCATGGCAGCTATATTATCATTCAGGTAGATGTCTCTGAAAGCACCTCTACCCCCATCCACATCAATGGTGAGGTTCTCGACGCAGTAACCGGAGAAAGACTTGCCAATACCAGAATTTACGAAGTGAGTAGACTTTCGGCCACACTTTCCAACGAAGATGGGTCTTACCACCTGGCCTCCAGGCCAGACGGAGACAAAATCACTTTGGCCATTAGTAAGGAAAATTATAAGGACACGGTAATTACAGTAGACAAAACCTATAGCGACTTCCTCAGTCTGCTTTTAGAACCTATTCATAAAACAGAAATCACCATCAACTCCATAAAACAAGCAGCAGGTCTGTTCATAGATAAAAGAGAAAAAAAACATACCGAAGACATCCCTTCAGGAGAAGACCGCTGGGCTCAACTTTCCCTTGTACCAGGAGCGAGCACTAATGGTCAGGTTAGCAGTCAGGTCACCAACCACATCTCTTTGAACATCCTGGCGGGTTATGCCGGAGGGGTTGATGGCGTTGAATTGGGCATGTTTAATGCAAACCGTGGACAAGTCAGAGGCCTTCAGATTGCTGGTCTGGCCAACACTGCTGGCGGGGATATCGAGGGCCTTCAAATAGGTGGTGCATTCAACCTGAGTAAGTCCGAAATGAAGGGCTTTCAGGCCGCTCTAGGTGCCAATGCTGTTTCTGGATCGGCAATGGGGGTACAAATGGCTCTCGCGGCCAACTACTCTGCAGACCTCAGTGGTCTGCAGGCATCCATGGGTGCGAATGTAGCGGAAGACGTCAGAGGTATGCAGGCGTCATGGGGCTATAATTTGGCCAGGGATACCCTTATGGGTATTCAAATGGCCTTGGGTGCCAATATGGCCAGCAACACCAGTGGAGCCCAGCTGGCCCTCGGCTACAATCATGCTCATGGAAAATTGACAGGAGCACAGCTTGGCAGTGTGATGAATTACACACATCATTCCCTACGGGGGATGCAAGCTACCTTGCTCTACAACCATGTGGGCGACACGCTCAAAGGCCTACAATTGGGAACCGTCAATTCTGCTTCTACATTAAAAGGAGTACAGGTAGGCCTGGTGAATATGGCCGAAAAAGTGGAATCCGGAACGATGTTCGGTCTGGTCAACCTGGCAAAAGGTGAAGTGATCGCTTTAGATATTGACTATAATGATGTCACCGAATTTAACATGTCATTCAAGTCTGGAGTCAAACATTTTTATACCATCATCACTTCTGGCATTAGCTATGAAAAGAATTTCTGGACTTCAGGTTTTGGCTTTGGAAGTCAACAAAACATTGCCAAATTTCTCTATATGGGAGTTGAATTAACTGGTCACACGCTCCTCCCTTCCAATCAGCAGATTACCAGCGTTCCAATCAATGGTAGGTTCAATATTTCGCTCGGTGGGCAGATTACAGAGCGCATGTCTATCCATGCCGGCCCGGTGCTTCACTACCTCTATTTCTATGGCATCAATGACCGATTCAACCCGATGGACTTAGTGGGTATCAACCCTCTATTGGAAAGGTCTAGTTCCAGGAATTCTCAAAAATTATGGCTGGGCTATCGCATTGGACTGAGAATTTGA
- the xylA gene encoding xylose isomerase, with protein sequence MSKQIILGDKEYFSGIGKIAFEGKESDNPFAFKYYDENRVVAGKTLKEHFRFAIAYWHTFCGTGGDPFGPGTKDFPWSTAGDAYRRAKDKMDAGFEFISKIGAPFYCFHDFDLIEEGDTLAESAKRLDFITDYAKEKQAAAGTKLLWGTANLFSNPRYMNGAATNPNFEVVAYAGAQVKNALDATIKLGGENYVFWGGREGYMSLLNTNVKSELDHLAQFLHMAKDYARSQGFKGNFFIEPKPMEPTKHQYDFDAATVLGFLREYDLLADFKLNLEVNHATLAQHTMQHEMQIAANAGALGSMDANRGDYQNGWDTDQFPTNLNELTEMMLVFLEVGGLQGGGINFDAKTRRNSTDLADIFHAHIGGMDAFARALITADAILTQSDYSKLKAERYASFGTADGKAFEGGKLKLTDLAKIGAGMDNIPLQSGKQELFENIINQYI encoded by the coding sequence ATGAGCAAACAAATTATTTTAGGAGACAAGGAATACTTCAGCGGAATCGGCAAGATCGCTTTTGAAGGAAAGGAATCAGACAATCCCTTTGCTTTCAAATATTATGATGAAAACAGAGTAGTGGCAGGTAAAACCCTGAAGGAACACTTCCGGTTTGCAATTGCCTACTGGCACACCTTCTGCGGTACCGGTGGAGATCCATTTGGTCCTGGCACCAAAGATTTTCCATGGAGCACAGCAGGAGACGCTTACCGGCGCGCCAAAGATAAAATGGATGCTGGTTTTGAGTTTATCTCTAAAATCGGAGCACCATTCTATTGCTTCCATGATTTTGACCTGATAGAGGAGGGGGATACCCTGGCTGAGTCTGCCAAGCGACTTGATTTTATCACGGATTATGCCAAAGAAAAACAGGCCGCTGCCGGCACTAAGTTGCTTTGGGGTACGGCCAACTTGTTTTCCAATCCACGCTACATGAATGGAGCCGCAACCAATCCAAACTTTGAGGTGGTGGCCTATGCAGGAGCACAGGTGAAGAATGCACTGGACGCGACTATCAAACTCGGTGGAGAAAACTATGTATTCTGGGGGGGGAGAGAAGGCTACATGAGCCTGCTCAATACCAATGTGAAGAGTGAACTGGATCACCTGGCGCAGTTTCTGCATATGGCCAAAGACTATGCAAGAAGTCAGGGATTCAAAGGTAATTTCTTTATTGAACCTAAACCCATGGAGCCTACCAAGCATCAGTATGATTTCGATGCGGCTACTGTGCTGGGATTCCTCAGAGAGTATGATTTGTTGGCTGATTTCAAGCTGAATCTAGAAGTGAATCACGCTACGCTGGCACAGCATACCATGCAGCACGAGATGCAGATAGCAGCCAATGCCGGAGCACTGGGTAGTATGGACGCTAACAGAGGCGACTATCAGAATGGATGGGATACAGATCAGTTCCCGACTAACCTGAATGAACTCACTGAGATGATGCTGGTATTCCTGGAAGTAGGTGGACTACAGGGTGGAGGGATCAACTTCGATGCGAAGACCCGAAGAAACTCTACGGATCTGGCCGATATTTTCCATGCTCACATAGGAGGTATGGATGCTTTTGCCAGAGCACTGATTACAGCGGATGCCATTTTGACTCAGTCTGATTATAGCAAACTGAAAGCAGAGCGATATGCTTCTTTTGGTACTGCAGATGGCAAGGCCTTTGAAGGTGGAAAATTAAAACTGACAGATCTGGCGAAAATTGGCGCTGGCATGGATAACATTCCTTTGCAGAGTGGCAAGCAAGAGCTGTTTGAAAACATAATCAACCAATATATTTAA
- a CDS encoding xylulokinase has product MYFLGLDIGSSSIKAALVDGATNKQVAVAQYPETEMDMISEQVGWAEQQPDVWWKNACAATQKALNSARIHPMEVAGIGISYQMHGLVLVDKDHEVLRPAIIWCDSRAVEIGEEAFQGIGEEKCHKHLLNAPGNFTASKLKWVRENEPELYAKIHKILLPGDYIALKLTGETTTTVSGLSEGIFWDFQNNEVAGFLMDHLGFDQEVIPRIVPTFGDQGRLSVTAAREIGLKPGIGIGYRAGDQPNNALALGVINPGEVAATGGTSGVVYGVKDKPVYDLKSRVNSFAHVNHTSEDPRIGVLLCINGAGIQYRYIKQMMAEEGLGYTDMERVMTRVPIGADQLRVIPFGNGAERILSNRNIGAQVNNLQFNRHKKEHFYRAALEGVAFSFIYGIEILKELGLDITKLRVGNDNLFQSGIFSKTIATLADAPIEMVETTGAVGAARGAAFAQGHFSSLAEAVSGDATINIYEPTTSEYQQYSNAYQAWVSDLKRLLND; this is encoded by the coding sequence ATGTACTTTTTAGGTTTAGATATAGGAAGTTCTTCGATCAAGGCCGCTCTGGTAGATGGCGCCACGAACAAGCAAGTAGCCGTAGCTCAATATCCTGAAACAGAGATGGATATGATCAGTGAGCAGGTGGGCTGGGCTGAGCAGCAGCCGGATGTCTGGTGGAAAAATGCATGTGCCGCCACTCAAAAAGCATTGAATTCAGCACGAATCCATCCGATGGAGGTAGCGGGCATTGGTATTTCTTATCAGATGCATGGGCTGGTCCTCGTAGATAAAGATCACGAGGTGCTGAGGCCGGCCATTATCTGGTGCGACAGCCGTGCAGTGGAGATTGGGGAGGAGGCTTTTCAGGGTATTGGAGAAGAAAAGTGTCACAAGCATTTACTTAATGCGCCGGGTAATTTCACCGCGTCCAAGCTGAAATGGGTGCGCGAAAACGAACCCGAATTATATGCAAAGATTCACAAGATCCTCTTGCCGGGAGATTATATAGCACTGAAACTCACAGGGGAAACCACCACGACTGTTTCAGGTTTGTCCGAAGGTATTTTTTGGGACTTTCAAAATAACGAAGTGGCCGGATTTCTCATGGATCATTTAGGCTTTGATCAGGAGGTCATCCCCAGGATTGTCCCAACTTTTGGGGATCAGGGAAGGCTTTCGGTCACTGCAGCAAGGGAGATAGGTTTGAAGCCGGGCATTGGCATTGGTTATCGGGCTGGTGATCAGCCAAATAACGCGCTTGCTCTTGGGGTGATCAATCCCGGAGAAGTAGCAGCCACGGGAGGTACCTCTGGCGTGGTATATGGCGTGAAGGACAAGCCCGTGTATGACCTCAAATCACGGGTCAATAGTTTTGCCCATGTCAACCATACTTCTGAAGATCCACGAATAGGGGTACTACTTTGTATCAACGGAGCTGGCATTCAGTACCGTTATATCAAGCAGATGATGGCTGAGGAAGGACTGGGGTATACTGATATGGAGCGGGTAATGACCCGTGTACCTATCGGAGCTGACCAGCTACGGGTAATTCCTTTTGGGAATGGGGCAGAGCGGATTCTCAGCAACCGCAACATTGGTGCTCAGGTGAATAACCTACAATTCAACAGGCATAAGAAGGAGCACTTTTACAGAGCCGCTCTTGAGGGCGTGGCCTTTTCATTTATTTATGGTATCGAGATATTGAAAGAACTGGGTTTGGATATTACCAAGCTCAGGGTGGGCAATGACAACCTGTTTCAATCCGGTATTTTCAGTAAGACAATAGCCACCTTGGCCGATGCCCCTATAGAGATGGTAGAAACTACCGGAGCAGTGGGTGCCGCCAGAGGCGCTGCTTTTGCCCAAGGGCATTTTTCCAGCCTGGCAGAGGCGGTGAGTGGAGATGCCACAATAAATATTTATGAACCAACCACGAGTGAATATCAACAATACAGCAATGCTTATCAGGCTTGGGTAAGTGACTTAAAGAGACTTTTAAACGACTAG
- a CDS encoding NUDIX domain-containing protein produces MAEHIMEDLSIDCVIFGFTDELKVLLVKHGEGISKGKWALPGGWITYEESLDAAANRILYLLTGVNNLFLEQLKAFGSVDRFPTKRVVTVGYYTLIKDTDYDVVAGYTASDVQWFSLNEVPELPYDHDEILTYALDQLKSRVKQEPIGFNLLPEKFTLLQLQNLYESILQIKLDKPNFRRKILGMKLIVDLGEKQNNVSHRAAKLYKFDQEVYQALKEHKFVLDL; encoded by the coding sequence ATGGCAGAACATATCATGGAAGACCTTTCTATTGACTGTGTGATCTTTGGATTCACTGATGAACTCAAAGTGCTCCTGGTCAAGCATGGAGAAGGGATTAGCAAAGGCAAGTGGGCATTGCCCGGGGGGTGGATCACCTATGAGGAGTCTCTGGATGCAGCAGCTAACAGAATTCTTTATCTCCTCACAGGTGTGAATAATCTATTTCTGGAGCAGTTGAAGGCTTTCGGATCGGTGGATCGTTTCCCAACCAAGCGGGTGGTGACTGTGGGTTATTATACATTGATTAAAGACACTGACTATGATGTGGTGGCTGGCTACACCGCCTCAGACGTGCAGTGGTTTTCTCTGAATGAAGTGCCAGAGCTGCCTTATGACCATGACGAAATCCTCACCTATGCGCTGGATCAGCTCAAAAGCCGGGTGAAGCAGGAGCCCATTGGGTTCAACCTCCTGCCGGAGAAGTTTACACTACTGCAGCTGCAAAATCTGTATGAATCCATCCTGCAGATCAAACTGGACAAGCCCAACTTCCGCCGAAAAATTCTGGGTATGAAGCTCATCGTAGACCTGGGCGAAAAGCAAAACAATGTATCCCACCGTGCGGCCAAGCTCTATAAGTTTGATCAGGAGGTGTACCAGGCCCTAAAAGAGCACAAGTTTGTGTTGGATTTATGA
- a CDS encoding DUF6090 family protein, giving the protein MGDLSTDKTGSKVKSYLLYAIGEIILVIVGILVAIQIDGLNEARKERDREIHYLSNIKQDLVNNIAHMEAFLTQRKACIISAQNVVAHLEGKPIDDWYAFNEDCIRIYDWRRFYQINYTFEELMYSGNLTIISNDSIKSLLLNLESLYKQTKAEEDHFRFDSEEIIYKPIYSIMDLHPTLKMHIGQDVELSRENYGTFFVDTRVKNGFLMAILELSKMNGQLEEMTQITEDLLSIINREIGE; this is encoded by the coding sequence ATGGGAGACCTCTCTACTGACAAAACCGGTAGCAAAGTAAAAAGCTACCTGCTATATGCCATTGGTGAAATCATACTCGTCATTGTTGGAATTCTCGTTGCCATCCAGATTGATGGGCTTAATGAGGCTAGAAAAGAGCGGGATAGGGAAATTCATTACCTGAGCAACATCAAACAAGACTTGGTGAATAACATTGCACATATGGAAGCATTCCTGACTCAACGGAAAGCATGCATTATTTCAGCACAGAATGTAGTAGCTCATCTGGAAGGGAAGCCCATTGATGACTGGTATGCTTTCAATGAAGACTGCATCAGGATTTACGATTGGCGTAGGTTTTATCAAATTAACTACACTTTTGAAGAGCTTATGTACTCTGGGAATCTCACCATTATTTCCAACGACAGTATCAAATCCCTTTTGCTTAATCTAGAATCCTTATACAAACAGACAAAAGCTGAAGAAGATCACTTTCGCTTTGATTCTGAGGAGATCATATACAAACCTATTTACAGTATTATGGACCTGCATCCCACGCTGAAAATGCACATCGGCCAGGATGTGGAACTTTCCCGAGAGAATTACGGTACATTTTTCGTGGATACCAGGGTCAAAAACGGTTTTTTGATGGCTATTCTGGAGTTATCCAAAATGAATGGACAGCTGGAAGAAATGACGCAGATCACAGAGGATTTGCTCTCGATAATCAATAGAGAAATAGGAGAATGA